GCGAGCCGCGCAGCTGGCCGTCGCCGGGGAAGCGGGGCAGCGGCGGCTTGGCCATCGACGTGACATAGAGCGTGTCGAGGTCCGGGCCGCCGAACATCACGCTGGTGGGTTTGCGGACCGGGAAGTCGATGACCCGATCCACCGAGCCGTCCGGTGCGTAGCGAATGATCTTGCCGCCGTAGACCAATGCCTGCCACAGGTAACCGTCCGCGTCCACGGTGGCGCCGTCGGCCGCCCCGCCGCCGCTGGTGTCGACGGTGGCGAAGGTCCGCCGGTTGGACACCGCACCGGTGTGCACGTCGTAGTCGTAGGCCCAGATCTCACCGGTCCAGGTATCGGCGAAGTACAGGGTGGACCCGTCCGGGCTGAAGCATGGCCCGTTGGACACCGTGATGCCTTCGTCGAGGACGCTCAGCGTGCCGTCGGGCGAGTAGCTGTAGAGCTTTCCGCTGGCCGACTCCTCCATGGTGTCCATCGAACCGAAGACGAAACGGCCCGCCCGGTCGACCGTTCCGTCGTTGAGACGGTTGTGCGGCAGGTCGGCTTCGATCTCGACGGCCAGCGTGAGCTCGCCGGTGCCGAAATCCAGGCGCCACAACCCGTCCTGCAGGGCCACGATCGCCCCGGCGCCGTCCTGGGTCAGCGCCATCGAACCGATCTTCTGGCCGACCTCCCACGCACGGATCTGCTCACCGTGCGCGGTCGACCGGAAGATCCGGCCGTCGGCGCTGTCGATCCAATACAACGCCTGCTGGGCGACATCCCACAGCGGGCCCTCGCCGAGGGTGGTCTTGAGATCGACCACCACCTCGATGCTGTGCTGCCGGTTGTCTCGGGTGCTGTCCGCCATGGGACTCCATTCTCTATGTCCTTGCGCGTCGTCTCGGAACGCTAGGAGCCCGCCAGGACGTTCAGCAACGTTAAGTTGTGACCTGGGTCATGTGAATTGCCGACACCCGCACGGATTTCCTCAGGTCAAACCGGACATGGGAGAATGGCGTCCGTGTTGCGATGGACTACTGCAGGTGAATCCCACGGCCGCGCCCTGGTGGCGATGCTCGAAGGCATGGTCGCGGGTGTGTCGGTCACGTCCGACGACATCGGGGCCCAGTTGCAGCGCCGCCGGCTCGGCTACGGCCGCGGTGCCCGGATGAAGTTCGAGAAGGACCAGGTCACCATCCTGGGCGGGGTGCGCCACGGCCTCACCCTGGGCGGCCCGATCGCCGTCGAGATCGGCAACACCGAATGGCCCAAGTGGGAATCGGTGATGTCCGCCGACCCGGTCGCGCCCGAACAGCTCGACGCGGACGCCGCCCGCAACGCCCCGCTGACCCGGCCGCGTCCCGGGCACGCCGACTACGCCGGGATGCTCAAGTACGGGTTCGACGACGCTCGCCCGGTGCTGGAACGCGCCAGCGCCCGCGAGACGGCCGCGCGCACCGCGGCCGGCACCATCGCCCGGGCCTTCCTCAAGCAGGCGCTCGGCGTCGAGGTGATCTCACATGTCATCTCGATCGGAGCCTCGAAGCCCTACGAGGGTCCGTCGCCGTTGCCGCGGGACCTGGCGAAGATCGACGAGAGCCCGGTCCGCGCGTTCGACGACGAGACCGCTCAGCTGATGATCGACGAGATCGAGGCCGCCAAGAAGGACGGTGACACCCTCGGCGGTGTCGTCGAGGTCGTCGTCAGCGGGTTGCCCATCGGACTCGGCTCGTTCATCAGCGGTGACGACCGGCTCGACAGCCAGCTGGCGGCCGCGGTGATGGGCATCCAGGCCATCAAGGGCGTCGAGATCGGCGACGGGTTCGAGACCGCGCGCCGGCGCGGCAGCGTCGCGCACGACGAGATGTACCCCGGGCCCGACGGTGTGGTGCGCTCCACCAACCGGGCCGGCGGTCTGGAGGGTGGCATGACCAACGGGCAACCATTGCGGGTGCGGGCCGCGATGAAGCCGATCTCCACCGTGCCGCGCGCGCTGGCCACCGTCGACATGGCCACCGGCGACGAGGCCGTCGCCATCCACCAGCGCTCGGACGTGTGCGCGGTGCCGGCCGCCGGTGTCGTGGTCGAGAACATGGTGGCCTTGGTGCTGGCCCGGGCCACGCTGAAGAAGTTCGGCGGTGACTCGCTGGCCGAGACCAAGGCGAACGTCGAGAATTACCTGCGCGCGGTGGCGGATCGAGAACCCGCTCAGGCATCGGGATAGCCGATGGCACCCAAAGCAGTTCTGGTCGGCATGCCGGGTTCCGGCAAGTCGACCATCGGCCGCCGCCTGGCCAAGGCGCTGGGGGTGCCGCTGCTGGACACCGACCTCAAGATCGTCGAGACGACCGGTCGCTCCATCGAGGACATCTTCACCGACGGGGAGCCCGAATTCCGCCGGATCGAAGCCGAGGTGGTGCGCGCTGCGCTGAACGAGCACGAGGGTGTGGTGTCCCTCGGTGGCGGCGCGGTCACCACTCCCGAGGTGCGTGAGGCGCTCAAGGGGCACACCGTCATCTATCTGGAAATCAGTGCCGCAGAAGGTGTTCGGCGAACCACAGGTAGCGCGCGACCGTTGCTCGCAGGTGACGATCCGGGCGCCAAGTACCGGGCACTGATGGAGCAGCGGGTACCGCTGTTCCGCGAGGTGGCCACCATGCGGGTGAACACCAACCGGCGCAATCCCGGTGCGGTGGTGCGCCATATCGTCACCCGGCTGTCCGGATGCGGCCCGGCCCGACCGCGGCGACGCCGCCGGGCGGCCTGGCGTCGCGGCCCGACCGTCCTGAACCCCGCACCCACCAGCGAGGCCCCGCCGACTCCGGCGGCGCTGGCCCGACGAGCAGAGGCACGAAATGAGTGAACCCGTAACTGTCGACGTTCTGGTGGATCGCCCGTACCCGGTGATCATCGGCACCGGTCTGCTCGAGGATCTGGGCCGCACCCTGACCGGGCGGCACAAGGTCGCGGTGCTGCATCAGCCGACCCTGGCCCAGACCGCCGAAGCCATCCGGGAACACCTGGCCGGTCTGGGCATCGACGCGCACCGCGTCGAGATCCCGGACGCCGAGGCGGGCAAGGAACTGCCGGTCGTCGGGTTCATCTGGGAAGTGTTGGGCCGCATCGGAATCGGCCGCAAGGATGCCATCGTCAGCCTCGGCGGCGGGGCGGCCACCGATGTCGCCGGCTTCGCCGCCGCCACCTGGCTGCGTGGCGTCGACGTCGTGCACGTGCCGACCACCCTGCTGGGCATGGTCGACGCCGCCGTCGGCGGCAAGACCGGGATCAACACCGATGCGGGCAAGAACCTCGTCGGCGCCTTCCATCAGCCGCTGGCGGT
This region of Mycolicibacterium diernhoferi genomic DNA includes:
- a CDS encoding shikimate kinase, translating into MAPKAVLVGMPGSGKSTIGRRLAKALGVPLLDTDLKIVETTGRSIEDIFTDGEPEFRRIEAEVVRAALNEHEGVVSLGGGAVTTPEVREALKGHTVIYLEISAAEGVRRTTGSARPLLAGDDPGAKYRALMEQRVPLFREVATMRVNTNRRNPGAVVRHIVTRLSGCGPARPRRRRRAAWRRGPTVLNPAPTSEAPPTPAALARRAEARNE
- a CDS encoding SMP-30/gluconolactonase/LRE family protein; the encoded protein is MADSTRDNRQHSIEVVVDLKTTLGEGPLWDVAQQALYWIDSADGRIFRSTAHGEQIRAWEVGQKIGSMALTQDGAGAIVALQDGLWRLDFGTGELTLAVEIEADLPHNRLNDGTVDRAGRFVFGSMDTMEESASGKLYSYSPDGTLSVLDEGITVSNGPCFSPDGSTLYFADTWTGEIWAYDYDVHTGAVSNRRTFATVDTSGGGAADGATVDADGYLWQALVYGGKIIRYAPDGSVDRVIDFPVRKPTSVMFGGPDLDTLYVTSMAKPPLPRFPGDGQLRGSLFAVRGLGVRGIPELRFGA
- the aroC gene encoding chorismate synthase, coding for MLRWTTAGESHGRALVAMLEGMVAGVSVTSDDIGAQLQRRRLGYGRGARMKFEKDQVTILGGVRHGLTLGGPIAVEIGNTEWPKWESVMSADPVAPEQLDADAARNAPLTRPRPGHADYAGMLKYGFDDARPVLERASARETAARTAAGTIARAFLKQALGVEVISHVISIGASKPYEGPSPLPRDLAKIDESPVRAFDDETAQLMIDEIEAAKKDGDTLGGVVEVVVSGLPIGLGSFISGDDRLDSQLAAAVMGIQAIKGVEIGDGFETARRRGSVAHDEMYPGPDGVVRSTNRAGGLEGGMTNGQPLRVRAAMKPISTVPRALATVDMATGDEAVAIHQRSDVCAVPAAGVVVENMVALVLARATLKKFGGDSLAETKANVENYLRAVADREPAQASG